The Sphaerospermopsis torques-reginae ITEP-024 genome has a window encoding:
- a CDS encoding RNA-guided endonuclease InsQ/TnpB family protein codes for MQVVERHIIQRNHPHYQEIDQLCFAAKNLYNYANFHIRQSFIFAQKYLDYNCLAKQLKSTEPYQTLPAKVAQQVLLGLHRNWSSFFAAIKAYAEDKSQFLGRPKLPKYKHKEKGRHLLVYTAQAVSKPKMKAGLIHLSQTQIHIPTKVDYCDLNQVRIVPKIDHYVVEVVYKKEETDYSLDSNAIAAIDLGIDNLATLTSNQPGFLPVLVSGRIIKSINRYYNQRKAQIQSLLPSHQKTSKRLQSLTRKRNFRVDDYLHKASRLIIDHLVKCGIGTLVIGQNPLWKQNTNLGSRNNQNFVCIPHTRFVQQLSYKAKLVGIKVLVSEESYTSVASFLDQDPIPTYGKADSKDVKFSGRRIKTKLYRAGNGLLIHADVNGSLNILRKVVPTAFSLGIEGVVVRPVGLIPDKRKA; via the coding sequence ATGCAAGTAGTGGAGCGGCATATCATTCAAAGAAATCATCCCCATTATCAGGAGATTGATCAATTATGTTTTGCTGCCAAAAACCTCTACAATTATGCTAACTTTCACATTCGCCAAAGTTTTATCTTTGCTCAAAAATACCTCGATTACAATTGTTTAGCAAAACAATTAAAATCAACAGAACCATACCAAACCTTACCAGCCAAAGTTGCCCAACAAGTATTATTAGGGCTACATCGCAACTGGTCATCTTTTTTTGCAGCAATTAAAGCTTATGCAGAAGATAAATCTCAGTTTTTAGGTAGACCGAAACTACCCAAATATAAACACAAAGAAAAAGGTAGACATTTATTAGTTTACACAGCCCAAGCAGTGAGTAAACCCAAAATGAAAGCCGGGTTGATTCATCTGTCACAAACACAGATTCACATTCCTACGAAAGTAGACTATTGTGATCTCAATCAAGTCAGAATTGTTCCCAAAATTGACCATTATGTAGTAGAAGTTGTCTATAAAAAGGAGGAAACAGATTATAGTTTAGACAGTAATGCTATAGCAGCGATTGATTTAGGAATAGATAATTTAGCAACTTTAACATCAAACCAGCCGGGATTTTTACCAGTTCTGGTTTCCGGGCGGATTATCAAATCAATTAATCGTTATTATAATCAAAGAAAAGCTCAAATACAATCTTTACTACCAAGTCATCAAAAGACATCTAAAAGATTACAAAGTTTAACTAGAAAACGGAATTTTCGAGTAGATGATTATTTGCATAAAGCCAGTCGCTTAATTATTGATCATTTGGTAAAGTGTGGGATTGGCACTTTAGTAATAGGTCAAAATCCATTGTGGAAACAGAATACTAATTTAGGCAGCAGAAATAATCAAAACTTTGTTTGTATTCCCCATACTCGATTTGTACAGCAGTTGAGTTATAAAGCGAAATTAGTAGGGATAAAGGTGTTAGTTTCCGAGGAGTCTTACACTTCTGTAGCTTCTTTTTTAGACCAAGATCCTATTCCTACTTATGGCAAGGCTGACTCCAAAGACGTTAAATTTAGTGGTCGCAGAATCAAAACTAAACTTTATAGAGCAGGTAATGGTTTATTGATTCATGCTGATGTTAATGGTAGTTTGAATATTTTACGTAAAGTAGTCCCGACAGCATTTAGTCTAGGGATAGAGGGCGTTGTAGTTCGCCCTGTCGGGCTTATTCCCGACAAACGAAAGGCATGA
- a CDS encoding SRPBCC family protein, producing the protein MQGWLSKFIHRKRRRFCASLVRTYREISSASVDELWLKVADLTDVSWHPLLKSTNVPLGLVPKPGLIFQAVTRFWPVPIQIFVERVNPKQMLSIRVLAIPGIEERITYQVESTVCGSYLSYSVTLRGWLSPLIWSFSRPYVDRVARSLVESVENAALQAVSGKKKSLDDSCFDF; encoded by the coding sequence GTGCAAGGTTGGTTATCCAAATTCATCCACCGCAAACGTCGTCGATTTTGCGCTTCTCTGGTGCGGACTTATAGAGAGATCAGTTCTGCTTCTGTAGATGAACTTTGGTTAAAGGTGGCTGACTTAACAGATGTTTCCTGGCATCCACTCCTCAAAAGCACTAACGTACCATTAGGATTAGTACCCAAGCCCGGATTAATTTTCCAAGCAGTAACACGCTTTTGGCCAGTTCCCATCCAGATTTTTGTAGAACGGGTAAATCCCAAACAGATGTTAAGTATCCGCGTTTTGGCAATTCCTGGGATTGAGGAACGGATCACATACCAAGTAGAATCAACGGTTTGTGGTAGTTATTTGTCTTATTCTGTAACACTACGCGGCTGGTTATCACCTCTAATTTGGTCATTTTCCCGTCCTTATGTAGATCGAGTCGCACGTTCCTTAGTCGAATCCGTAGAAAATGCAGCACTGCAAGCAGTATCAGGCAAGAAAAAATCTCTGGATGACAGTTGTTTTGATTTTTAG
- a CDS encoding Mrp/NBP35 family ATP-binding protein, producing MYDVLNSQSVLEVLRPVEDPELRKSLVELNMIRNVKIDGGKVSFTLVLTTPACPLREFIVEDCKKAVQKLPGVIDISVEVTAETPQQKSLPDRTGVAGVKNIIAVSSGKGGVGKSTVAVNIAVALAQTGAKVGLLDADIYGPNDPTMLGLADAEITVRSTETGEILEPAFNHGVKLVSMGFLIDRDQPVIWRGPMLNGVIRQFLYQVQWGEIDYLIVDMPPGTGDAQLTLTQAVPMAGAVIVTTPQNVALLDSRKGLRMFQQMNVPVLGIVENMSYFIPPDQPDKQYDIFGSGGGSKTAAELDVPLLGCVPLEISTRIGGDSGIPIVVSDPDSASAKALKAIALAIAGKVSVAALT from the coding sequence ATGTATGATGTCCTCAATTCCCAGTCAGTCCTAGAAGTGTTGCGACCAGTAGAAGATCCAGAACTTCGCAAAAGTCTGGTAGAACTGAATATGATTCGCAACGTCAAAATTGACGGTGGCAAGGTTAGCTTTACTTTGGTGTTGACTACTCCCGCCTGTCCTTTGCGAGAATTTATTGTCGAAGATTGTAAAAAAGCTGTGCAAAAACTGCCTGGTGTAATAGATATCAGTGTAGAAGTAACAGCAGAAACACCCCAACAAAAAAGCCTACCGGATCGCACTGGTGTGGCTGGGGTGAAAAATATTATTGCGGTTTCTAGCGGTAAAGGTGGTGTTGGTAAAAGCACAGTTGCCGTAAATATTGCTGTTGCTCTGGCACAAACAGGGGCGAAAGTTGGTTTGCTAGATGCTGATATTTACGGACCTAATGACCCCACCATGTTGGGTTTAGCTGATGCGGAAATTACTGTGCGCTCCACAGAAACAGGGGAAATTCTCGAACCTGCGTTTAATCATGGGGTCAAATTAGTATCAATGGGCTTTTTGATTGACCGCGATCAACCAGTTATTTGGCGTGGTCCCATGCTCAATGGCGTAATTCGTCAGTTTCTTTATCAGGTGCAATGGGGAGAAATTGATTATTTAATTGTTGATATGCCTCCGGGAACTGGAGATGCTCAGTTGACTTTAACCCAAGCAGTACCAATGGCAGGAGCAGTGATTGTGACTACACCTCAAAATGTGGCATTACTGGATTCTCGCAAGGGTTTGCGGATGTTCCAGCAAATGAATGTACCAGTATTAGGGATTGTGGAGAACATGAGTTATTTTATTCCTCCCGATCAACCAGATAAACAATATGACATTTTTGGGTCTGGTGGAGGTTCAAAAACTGCCGCAGAATTAGATGTACCACTTTTGGGCTGTGTACCTTTGGAAATTTCTACCAGAATTGGTGGAGATAGTGGTATACCCATAGTGGTTTCTGATCCAGATTCAGCTTCAGCTAAAGCCCTAAAAGCGATCGCTCTAGCGATAGCAGGTAAAGTTTCAGTTGCTGCTCTGACATAA
- the rodA gene encoding rod shape-determining protein RodA, with protein sequence MLLKRSLPKVRWQYWVKHWQQIDWLLFCLVVAASMFGGLMILSTELNQPVTDWWWHWLVAGIGSIIALFLARCHYENLIQWHWITYALTNFSLIVVMVAGTSAKGAQRWISIAGFNVQPSEFAKIGVIITLAALLHRRTASTLENVFRALAITAVPWGLIFLQPDLATSLVFASIVLGMLYWANANPGWLILMISPVVSAILFSISWPLSEPIVLIKELTFSPLGVFWAGAMGILGWQTLPWRKFKINAIASFSLNMLGGELGVFAWNHVLKEYQKDRLSVFINPEHDPLGAGYHLIQSRIAIGAGEIWGWGLFKGPMTQLNFVPEQHTDFIFSAVGEEFGFIGCLIVLFVFCLICFRILHIAKTAKDNFGSLLAIGVLSMIIFQLIVNVGMTVGLAPVAGIPLPWMSYGRSAMLTNFIALGIVESVANFRQRQKYY encoded by the coding sequence ATGTTGTTAAAACGTTCGCTCCCTAAAGTCCGCTGGCAATATTGGGTTAAGCATTGGCAGCAAATAGATTGGCTATTATTTTGTCTAGTTGTTGCTGCCAGTATGTTTGGCGGACTGATGATTCTCAGTACAGAACTCAATCAGCCCGTTACTGATTGGTGGTGGCACTGGCTTGTAGCTGGTATTGGCTCAATCATCGCTCTGTTTTTGGCTCGTTGCCACTATGAAAACTTGATTCAGTGGCACTGGATCACCTACGCTCTGACTAACTTCAGCTTAATTGTGGTCATGGTGGCTGGTACAAGTGCCAAAGGCGCACAGCGATGGATTAGTATTGCTGGCTTTAATGTTCAGCCCTCTGAATTTGCCAAAATAGGTGTAATTATCACCCTCGCAGCTTTGTTACACAGGCGTACTGCTTCCACCTTGGAAAATGTTTTCCGTGCTTTGGCAATTACGGCTGTTCCTTGGGGATTAATATTTTTACAACCTGATTTGGCTACATCTCTGGTGTTTGCATCGATAGTTTTGGGAATGCTGTATTGGGCAAATGCTAACCCTGGTTGGTTGATCCTGATGATTTCCCCTGTGGTATCCGCCATTTTGTTCAGTATATCCTGGCCTTTATCAGAACCAATAGTTTTAATCAAAGAACTCACTTTTAGTCCTTTGGGTGTTTTCTGGGCGGGTGCTATGGGTATTCTTGGGTGGCAAACTTTACCTTGGCGTAAATTCAAAATTAATGCGATCGCCTCTTTTAGTCTCAATATGCTGGGGGGAGAATTAGGCGTTTTCGCTTGGAATCATGTATTAAAAGAATATCAAAAAGATAGGTTAAGTGTATTTATTAATCCTGAGCATGATCCTCTTGGTGCTGGTTATCACTTAATTCAATCTCGTATTGCTATTGGTGCTGGGGAAATTTGGGGATGGGGTTTGTTTAAAGGTCCAATGACTCAATTAAATTTTGTCCCAGAGCAGCATACGGATTTTATTTTCTCCGCTGTTGGTGAAGAATTTGGTTTTATTGGTTGTTTAATAGTGTTGTTTGTCTTTTGTTTGATTTGCTTCCGCATCCTACACATTGCGAAAACCGCTAAAGATAATTTTGGCTCTTTATTGGCTATTGGTGTTTTATCTATGATTATCTTTCAACTCATTGTTAACGTGGGTATGACGGTTGGTTTAGCACCTGTAGCCGGAATTCCCCTACCTTGGATGAGTTATGGTCGTTCTGCTATGCTCACTAATTTTATTGCTTTAGGAATAGTCGAATCTGTAGCCAATTTCCGGCAACGTCAAAAATATTATTAA
- a CDS encoding NAD(P)H dehydrogenase subunit NdhS, with protein sequence MILPGATVRIKNPADTYYRYEGLVQRVSDGKVAVLFEGGNWDKIITFRLPELELVETTAKKKGK encoded by the coding sequence ATGATTCTGCCTGGAGCAACTGTTCGCATCAAGAATCCCGCAGATACATATTATCGCTATGAAGGACTTGTGCAACGAGTCAGTGATGGTAAGGTAGCTGTACTGTTTGAAGGTGGTAACTGGGATAAAATTATTACCTTCCGCTTACCAGAACTAGAACTCGTAGAGACTACCGCCAAGAAAAAAGGAAAATAA
- a CDS encoding HAS-barrel domain-containing protein has translation MRLPLPQFATGDRHPHHIAEVIETTTTEFLAQCLEPEDLSFPVMPPFGSWVCAVDEESGNQIYGVVYHATTMPIDSVHRARALGLSLQTLREEQPQIFAMLRTEFRAAIVGFEQQSQNLSYNQGVYQYLPPRPPQIHQAVYRCQPQAIVRFTEKLDFLRTLLLINGAPVESLAASAIREVYHLRKADREWLIKAGRHLSVLLKDDYDRLRFILSQIHP, from the coding sequence ATGCGTCTACCCTTACCACAGTTTGCGACAGGCGATCGCCATCCTCACCATATTGCGGAGGTGATCGAAACTACAACTACCGAATTTTTGGCGCAATGTCTAGAACCAGAAGACTTGAGTTTTCCGGTTATGCCACCTTTTGGTAGTTGGGTTTGTGCTGTAGATGAAGAATCTGGGAATCAAATCTATGGTGTGGTATATCATGCCACAACTATGCCCATAGATTCTGTACACCGAGCTAGGGCGTTGGGGTTGTCCTTGCAAACTTTACGCGAAGAACAACCCCAGATATTTGCTATGCTCAGAACAGAATTTCGGGCGGCAATTGTTGGATTTGAGCAGCAGTCACAAAATCTCAGTTATAACCAAGGAGTGTATCAGTATCTCCCACCACGTCCGCCCCAAATACATCAAGCGGTTTATCGGTGTCAACCACAAGCGATCGTCAGGTTCACAGAAAAATTAGATTTTTTAAGGACGTTACTTTTGATTAATGGTGCGCCAGTAGAATCTTTAGCTGCATCTGCTATTCGTGAAGTTTACCATTTACGCAAAGCTGACAGAGAATGGCTGATTAAAGCTGGTCGCCATCTTAGTGTACTGCTAAAAGATGATTATGATCGTCTACGATTTATTCTGAGTCAAATTCACCCATAG
- a CDS encoding cation:proton antiporter domain-containing protein: MPLVSQVLTLDPTFQVLRPEPIVPLAILLLVILVIPILFERLRLPALLGLVGSGVVLGPSGWRLFEPELPMMTLLSDIGLVYLMFITGLEFNIPLFRQQQSRSLIFGAFSFLLPLKLGTLGGRFLDFSWHSSILIGCFLSSHSLLAYPIINRLGLTNNQAVTMTMGATIFKDIGTLLILTVSIVSFHSGAFSFSEIITILGWVIIYLMIVLVGFDWASQEFFRRSGDEEGNKFLCVLMSVFLAVVIAQLMGLNKIVGFFLAGLVVNEAIGEGPVKEKLIFIGSVLFIPIFFIYLGLRIDLPAFFAGYSTIKLLLLILVGLIVGKFMASVLAKLVYRYSWQETLTIWSLSLPLAGTTLAVAVGGYRSGLLSGEVLNTAIILVLITATLGPWLTSLMAVGCAMNLTCSSLAEVSQITLSQQQSQSSQGNFTIIVPIQNPQTQKYLMEMAALLACQSQGKVLPLAIAHATSQMDAPQLDTAWQRNETLLAKAIAQSQLLGAQAEPLLRIDDAFAPGICRAAREQKANLIIIGWGKRTGLRARLLGNVIDNVLWASHCPVAVARLVESPKKIQRILVPIENLITPTLTPVQFAQTLADANQSQITLINVCDRRTSASQISARREHLSQWVSNLAVPNPPEIQIFTHENPTQAILQAARLYDLVVLPFIRNRTIPGGLAMSDVTTELARQLTCSIIILGEPQRHHKLALSKNKLLCS; this comes from the coding sequence ATGCCACTTGTGTCACAAGTTCTGACGTTAGATCCAACCTTTCAAGTTCTAAGACCAGAACCTATTGTTCCCTTGGCTATTTTACTGTTAGTCATTCTTGTTATACCTATCCTCTTTGAGCGACTAAGATTGCCAGCATTACTAGGTTTGGTTGGCTCTGGAGTGGTACTAGGTCCATCAGGTTGGCGCTTATTTGAACCTGAATTGCCAATGATGACTTTGCTATCAGACATTGGGTTAGTTTACTTGATGTTTATCACCGGATTGGAATTTAATATCCCTCTTTTCCGTCAACAGCAAAGTCGTTCCTTAATATTTGGTGCTTTTAGTTTCCTTTTACCCCTGAAGCTAGGAACATTAGGAGGACGATTTTTGGACTTTAGTTGGCATAGTTCTATACTAATAGGCTGCTTCCTGTCTTCTCACTCTCTTTTGGCATATCCAATTATCAATCGTTTGGGATTGACAAATAATCAGGCTGTGACTATGACAATGGGAGCCACAATTTTTAAAGATATCGGCACACTGCTAATATTAACTGTTTCTATAGTCAGCTTTCATAGTGGGGCATTTAGCTTTTCTGAAATAATAACTATATTAGGCTGGGTAATAATATACTTGATGATAGTGTTAGTCGGTTTTGATTGGGCGAGCCAAGAATTTTTCCGCCGTTCTGGGGATGAAGAGGGTAATAAGTTTTTGTGTGTGTTGATGTCTGTATTTCTGGCAGTTGTCATTGCACAACTGATGGGTTTAAACAAAATTGTGGGCTTTTTCCTGGCGGGTTTAGTCGTTAATGAAGCTATAGGCGAAGGACCAGTTAAAGAAAAATTAATATTTATCGGCAGTGTTTTATTTATTCCTATTTTCTTTATTTACTTGGGGTTAAGAATTGATTTACCTGCCTTTTTTGCTGGATACAGCACAATCAAGTTATTACTATTAATTTTAGTGGGTTTGATTGTCGGCAAATTTATGGCATCTGTGTTGGCAAAGTTGGTTTACCGCTATAGCTGGCAGGAAACACTAACTATTTGGTCACTATCTCTTCCCTTGGCAGGTACAACATTAGCGGTGGCTGTAGGGGGATACAGGTCTGGTTTACTGTCAGGAGAGGTATTAAACACTGCCATTATCTTGGTGCTGATTACAGCGACTTTGGGACCTTGGCTGACGAGTCTCATGGCTGTTGGCTGTGCTATGAATTTGACCTGTTCATCGTTGGCAGAAGTATCACAAATTACTTTGTCTCAGCAGCAATCACAATCATCACAGGGTAATTTTACGATCATCGTACCTATCCAAAATCCCCAAACGCAAAAGTATTTGATGGAAATGGCGGCCTTATTAGCCTGTCAATCCCAGGGTAAAGTTTTACCATTAGCGATCGCTCATGCTACATCTCAAATGGATGCACCCCAGTTAGATACCGCTTGGCAACGGAATGAAACGTTATTAGCTAAAGCCATTGCACAAAGTCAATTATTGGGCGCACAAGCAGAACCATTACTGAGAATTGATGATGCTTTTGCTCCAGGAATATGTAGGGCTGCTCGTGAACAAAAAGCGAATTTAATTATTATAGGTTGGGGTAAACGTACTGGTTTGCGGGCGCGTTTATTGGGGAATGTCATTGATAATGTGCTTTGGGCTTCCCATTGTCCAGTGGCCGTGGCACGTCTGGTAGAATCACCAAAAAAAATTCAGCGTATTTTAGTGCCGATAGAAAATTTAATTACGCCAACACTCACACCTGTACAATTTGCTCAAACCTTGGCAGATGCTAATCAAAGCCAGATTACTCTTATCAATGTTTGCGATCGCCGCACCAGTGCTAGTCAAATTTCTGCCAGAAGAGAGCATTTATCCCAATGGGTATCTAATTTAGCTGTGCCAAATCCACCAGAAATTCAAATTTTCACTCATGAAAATCCTACCCAAGCTATTTTACAGGCTGCAAGATTGTATGATTTAGTGGTATTGCCTTTTATCCGTAATCGTACTATCCCTGGAGGGTTAGCTATGAGTGATGTTACAACCGAATTAGCTAGGCAACTTACCTGCTCTATTATCATTCTGGGAGAACCACAACGCCATCATAAACTCGCTTTGTCAAAAAATAAGCTGTTATGCAGCTAA
- a CDS encoding UDP-glucuronic acid decarboxylase family protein, which yields MRILVTGGAGFIGSHLIDRLMADGHEVICLDNFYTGNKRNLLKWFNNPYFEMIRHDITEPIRLEVDQVYHLACPASPVHYQYNPIKTVKTNVMGTLNMLGLAKRVKARFLLASTSEVYGDPEVHPQTEDYRGSVNPIGIRSCYDEGKRIAETLAFDYYRENKVDIRVARIFNTYGPRMLENDGRVVSNLVVQALKGIPLTVYGEGSQTRSFCYVSDLVEGLMRLMNGDYIGPVNLGNPDEYTILELAQTVQNMVNPDAEIKFEPLPSDDPRRRRPDITKAKTLLNWEPTIPLQEGLKLTIEDFRQRIKTND from the coding sequence ATGAGAATTTTAGTGACAGGCGGTGCTGGGTTTATTGGTTCTCATCTGATAGACCGACTAATGGCTGATGGACATGAAGTTATATGTTTGGATAACTTCTATACAGGAAATAAACGCAATCTCCTCAAATGGTTCAATAACCCTTATTTTGAGATGATCCGTCATGATATTACTGAGCCAATTCGCTTAGAAGTGGATCAAGTCTATCATTTGGCTTGTCCTGCTTCTCCGGTGCATTACCAGTACAACCCCATTAAAACCGTCAAAACTAATGTGATGGGAACCCTGAATATGTTGGGGTTGGCTAAAAGAGTGAAAGCGAGATTTTTATTAGCCTCCACCAGTGAAGTTTACGGTGATCCAGAAGTGCATCCCCAAACCGAAGATTATCGTGGTAGTGTTAATCCCATTGGCATCCGCTCCTGCTATGACGAAGGTAAAAGAATTGCGGAAACTTTAGCATTTGACTACTACCGAGAAAATAAAGTTGATATTCGTGTAGCTCGAATATTCAACACCTATGGACCAAGAATGTTAGAAAACGATGGTCGGGTAGTCAGTAACTTGGTTGTGCAAGCATTAAAGGGTATTCCTTTAACTGTGTACGGTGAAGGTTCACAAACTCGCAGCTTTTGCTATGTATCTGATCTAGTTGAAGGTCTAATGAGGCTGATGAATGGTGATTACATCGGACCTGTAAATCTGGGTAATCCTGATGAGTACACCATTTTAGAACTGGCACAGACAGTACAAAATATGGTTAACCCAGATGCAGAAATTAAGTTTGAACCCCTACCTTCAGACGATCCCCGTCGTCGTCGTCCCGATATTACCAAGGCAAAAACTTTATTAAATTGGGAACCTACCATTCCTTTACAAGAAGGGTTAAAACTGACAATAGAAGATTTCCGTCAACGTATCAAAACTAATGATTAG
- a CDS encoding UDP-glucose dehydrogenase family protein yields MRVCVIGTGYVGLVTGVCLAYIGHDVICIDNNEEKLKLMKSGQSPIFEPGLSEIMQAAINSGNIQFSSDMAAGVAHGEILFIAVGTPPLPNGESDTRYVEAVARGIGANLNGGYKVIVNKSTVPIGSGDWVRMIVLDGIVERQKSLVAAGGSSAEEKPPEISPHFDVVSNPEFLREGSAVYDTFNPDRIVLGGNSQQAIAMMKELYAPIVERKFAADQSLPPVPVLVTDLSSAEMIKYAANAFLATKISFINEVANICDRVGADVTQVAKGIGLDSRIGNKFLQAGIGWGGSCFPKDVSALIHTADDYGYEAQLMKAAVSVNERQRLIALEKLQQALKILKGKTVGLLGLTFKPDTDDLRDAPALNLIEQLNRLGAKVKAYDPIISQTGMRHGLSGVLVETDAERLADSCDALVLVTEWQQFSTLDYAKMAKLMNHAVMIDGRNFLDPETMVRAGFQYIGVGR; encoded by the coding sequence ATGCGTGTTTGTGTAATCGGGACTGGTTATGTGGGTTTAGTCACAGGAGTTTGTTTAGCTTATATTGGTCATGATGTCATCTGCATAGATAACAACGAAGAGAAACTAAAGTTAATGAAATCTGGGCAGTCGCCAATTTTTGAGCCTGGACTTTCGGAAATTATGCAAGCTGCTATTAATAGTGGAAATATTCAATTTTCGTCGGATATGGCTGCGGGAGTTGCTCACGGAGAAATTCTGTTTATTGCTGTGGGAACTCCGCCATTACCGAATGGTGAAAGTGATACCCGTTATGTGGAAGCTGTAGCTCGTGGAATTGGAGCTAATCTCAATGGCGGTTATAAGGTAATTGTGAATAAATCTACAGTACCCATCGGTTCTGGTGACTGGGTACGGATGATTGTTTTAGATGGTATTGTTGAACGTCAGAAGTCATTGGTAGCCGCAGGTGGTTCATCTGCTGAGGAAAAACCACCGGAAATTTCCCCTCACTTTGATGTTGTGAGTAATCCAGAGTTTTTGCGGGAAGGTTCAGCAGTTTATGACACTTTTAACCCGGATCGGATTGTTTTGGGGGGGAACAGTCAACAGGCGATCGCCATGATGAAGGAACTTTACGCCCCCATTGTAGAACGCAAGTTTGCAGCCGATCAATCTTTACCGCCTGTACCAGTGCTGGTGACAGACTTGAGTTCAGCAGAAATGATTAAATATGCTGCAAATGCCTTTTTGGCAACTAAAATTAGTTTTATTAATGAAGTGGCAAATATTTGCGATCGCGTTGGTGCTGATGTCACCCAAGTCGCAAAAGGTATCGGTTTAGATTCCCGCATTGGTAACAAGTTCTTGCAAGCGGGCATAGGTTGGGGTGGTTCTTGCTTCCCCAAAGATGTATCGGCGCTGATTCACACTGCTGATGATTATGGTTATGAAGCGCAACTCATGAAAGCTGCTGTCAGTGTGAATGAACGTCAGCGTTTGATTGCTTTGGAAAAATTACAACAAGCTTTGAAAATCCTTAAAGGTAAAACCGTCGGACTACTCGGTTTAACCTTCAAACCCGATACAGACGATTTACGGGATGCTCCTGCACTCAACTTGATTGAGCAACTCAACCGATTAGGAGCTAAAGTCAAAGCTTATGACCCGATTATTTCCCAAACAGGTATGCGTCATGGTCTTTCGGGAGTATTGGTAGAGACTGACGCAGAAAGATTAGCTGATAGTTGTGATGCGTTGGTACTCGTTACCGAATGGCAACAGTTTAGCACTTTGGACTATGCAAAAATGGCAAAATTAATGAACCACGCCGTTATGATTGACGGTCGTAACTTCTTGGACCCGGAAACGATGGTAAGAGCGGGTTTCCAATATATTGGTGTAGGTAGGTGA
- a CDS encoding LmeA family phospholipid-binding protein, giving the protein MLGGLTGLTDPKGTDWGERMLNTVASQTIRHLFTQSESVEVFVRCYPSSKLLQGSIDSFKMSGRGLVIRRDFAVEEMSFETDAVAIDFSSVLSGKLNLKQSTQAVAQVILSEAGINQAFGAELVKKRLLNLSEPALTAISGGEPVSFTDVQIQLLPGNRLHLLAKADLNNGEVIPLSMTLGIAIERRRRVSFKDPKIELEQVPEAQREISQTLSMALVEILDNMVDLDRFDLDGVKMRLNRLETEGQRLIFSGYAEIERIPKSG; this is encoded by the coding sequence ATGTTAGGCGGACTTACTGGTTTAACAGATCCCAAAGGCACAGATTGGGGAGAGCGAATGCTCAACACAGTCGCCAGCCAAACGATTCGCCACCTGTTTACCCAGAGCGAGTCAGTAGAAGTCTTTGTGCGCTGCTATCCCTCCAGCAAACTGTTGCAAGGCAGCATTGATAGCTTTAAAATGAGCGGTCGTGGCCTAGTAATTCGGAGAGACTTCGCTGTTGAAGAAATGTCTTTTGAAACCGATGCGGTTGCCATTGACTTTAGTTCGGTTTTGAGCGGCAAACTCAACCTTAAACAATCCACCCAAGCAGTAGCGCAAGTAATATTATCAGAAGCAGGTATTAATCAAGCTTTTGGTGCAGAATTGGTGAAAAAGCGACTACTCAATCTTTCTGAGCCAGCTTTAACAGCAATTTCAGGTGGTGAACCAGTTTCCTTTACCGACGTTCAAATACAGTTATTACCGGGAAATCGCTTACATCTTCTAGCTAAAGCTGACTTGAACAATGGAGAAGTCATACCCCTGAGTATGACATTAGGTATAGCTATTGAAAGACGGCGACGAGTTTCTTTTAAAGATCCAAAAATTGAACTAGAACAAGTACCAGAAGCACAGCGAGAAATTTCCCAAACTTTAAGCATGGCACTGGTAGAAATTTTAGATAATATGGTCGATTTAGACCGTTTTGACCTGGATGGTGTAAAAATGCGACTTAATCGTTTAGAAACAGAAGGTCAAAGATTGATTTTTAGTGGATATGCAGAAATAGAACGAATTCCTAAAAGTGGTTAA